AGGTGCCAGTATCTTGCTGCCCGAATTGGTTGGCTATCAAAAAGCAGCTGAACTGCTATTACTCGCAGAGCCATTCGACGCCGAGACGGCATTGTCATTAAAGCTTATCAATGCCTTGTGTTCCAAAGAGGAATTGCAACAAACGGCGCTGGATAAGGCACGTAAACTGGCAAGCCAACCGCCGCAGGCATTGCAGCAAACCCGGCAATTAATGCGTCCCCACAAACACAGGGTGCAGCACCAGATGCATCTCGAGCTGGAAGCCTTTGGGGAAAGATTAAAAAGCGATGAGGCCAAGGCCCGCTTTCAGGCGTTTCTTACGAAATCCTGAAACCTCTGCCCCTTGCTAACGACACTGAAGCAATACCGTTAACAAGGGGCAGATTCACTCAGCATTTAGCCCCATCAAGCCTCCCACTTGTCCATTACCAGCGCCAGGGCAAAGTAAATCAACAGGGTGATGGCCGGATTGATGAGTGTCGACACCATCCAGGCAACCCGCGTCCACATGCAAGACCAGCCAAACTTGGTTGCCATTTGGGCGGCTACACCGCACACCAGACGACGGGGATTTTTAAGACGCATTTCAATGCCCATATTCATGCTTTTCCTTTCACTGAAGTTAAATCCTGTGCCAGCGCATCAGGTAGGTCACCAGGGTACAGGCCAGAAAGCTTGCTACGGGTAACATCAAGACCAATGCGGTTTTCATCGAGAGTCCCAGTGTCAACCACATGCCTTACTCCTTGGCGGCGACCAGCGCTTTTTTCTGTTCCTCATCTTTGGCAGATGCGGTTTCAGTCAGCGTTCCCCAGGTCTTGGTCAGCTCAGCTTTAAGCTCCAATTCCAGGTCCAAAGCGGCATTTTGCAGCATTTCCTTGGTTTGGTTCATCACGCTCATTTCGACAGAGCGCAGTAAATCAGTAGTTGAAAATTCAGTAGCTTGAACGTTGTTTGCCATTCCCAGAGTAACCATCAGGGCCAGGGCGGTCAGTGTGCGATTAAACATGGTGTTCACTCCTGTTGTTAACCTATGTCACATCAGGTATTACAAGTGTCGTGCCAAGTTTAACAAAAAACTTATCAATCTGTTTTTAAAGGATTTTATTAAAATTTAAAAAAGAGAGTGGGGTCTGAGGCGGGCGTTAAGATTGGAGACAGGTGAAATTAACCACCGTTGTGGTTAATTTCACCAAATGACGCTTAATAGGGCCTTAGTTAGTGGTGAGCTCCATGGCTTTTATTGCATTTTCAATCACTTCGATGCCTGCTCCCGGCTTATGGGCATTCTCACTCAGGTATCTCCTCCAGGCGCGGGAGCCCGGCAAGCCCTGATACAAACCAATGATATGCCGACTGATATGGTTCAGGCGTCCACCATCGGCGAGGTGTTTCCCGATATAGGGAAGCAGCTTCCCGATAACCTCCTCCCGACTGCTGACAACCGCTGGCTTACCGCAAAGTTCAGAGTCCACCGAGGCTAAAATATAGGGGTTCTGATACGCTTCACGGCCTACCATGACGCCATCGAGCTGCGCCAGATGGGTTTTAGCCTGCTCAATACTGGTCACGCCACCATTGATACTGATGGAGAGCTGGGGGTAGTCCCGTTTCAGCTGATACACCCGCTCATAATCCAGGGGCGGAATTTCACGGTTCTCTTTCGGACTCAATCCCTGCAGCCAGGCCTTACGGGCATGAATAATAAAGGTATCGCAGCCAGCCGCTGAGACGGTCTCGATAAAGTCTGTGAGAAAACCGTAAGAGTCCTGCTCATCAATGCCAATACGGGTCTTCACTGTGACAGGAACAGACACCTGCTGACGCATGGCGTCTACACACTCAGCCACCAACTTAGGCTCGGCCATCAAACAGGCACCAAAGCGACCATTCTGTACCCGATCAGACGGACAACCCACGTTGATATTCACTTCATCATAACCACGGGCCCCAGCAAGCTTGGCGCAGGCCGCCAAATCCTTGGGGTCTGAACCGCCCAACTGCAACGCCAGGGGGTGCTCTTCCTGGTTGTAGGCCAGATAATCGCCTTTTCCGTGGAGAATTGCGCCCGTCGTCACCATTTCGGTATAAAGCAGCGCCTCTTTGGACATCAGACGTGCAAAATAGCGGTAGTGTCTGTCGGTCCAATCGAGCATTGGCGCGACAGAGAAGGTGCGGTTGAGTGGCGATGGCATGAGCTTTCCCCATCCTGTAGACTGCGTAAAAGGGCGGCTATTTTACACTCGCACAATAAAAAACGACACCCATAATAGCCGCTGCCGGTGTGGGCAAAAGTTCACTCCGCCGCATAAATTCATCTACGCTTATGGGTATGTGGTCACCATCAGGGGGTCGCACCCAAGCTATCAGCGAGGAATCGCCAAGCATGAATGTCGAATTTATCAATCCGTTTCTACAATCTCTGCTCAATGTTGTCTCGACCATGGCATCGATGCAGCTCACTCCGGGTAAGCCCCGGCTGAAAACCGATAATCTTGCCAAGGGGGATGTCTCAGGGCTGATTGGCATGGTAGGCCCTCAGACCAAGGGCTCTATGTCCATCACGTTCGAGCAAAGTCTGGCACTGCAAATCATGCAAAACATGCTGGGCGAAAACCCGGGGACCATCAATGATGAGGTCACTGATATGGTGGGTGAAATCACCAATATGGTCACAGGCGGCGCCAAAAACCTCTTGAGTGACAAGGGATACGATTTTGAGATGGCGACCCCAGTGGTAGTGGCAGGAACGGGTCACAGAATTTCCCACAAGGCCGATGGCACCAAAATTATCATGCCATTCACCAGCCCCTACGGCACTGCTTACATTGAGATTTGCTTCGAGAATTAATACGGTACAAAAAAAGG
This sequence is a window from Shewanella zhangzhouensis. Protein-coding genes within it:
- a CDS encoding PspC domain-containing protein, with protein sequence MNMGIEMRLKNPRRLVCGVAAQMATKFGWSCMWTRVAWMVSTLINPAITLLIYFALALVMDKWEA
- a CDS encoding chemotaxis protein CheX, whose protein sequence is MNVEFINPFLQSLLNVVSTMASMQLTPGKPRLKTDNLAKGDVSGLIGMVGPQTKGSMSITFEQSLALQIMQNMLGENPGTINDEVTDMVGEITNMVTGGAKNLLSDKGYDFEMATPVVVAGTGHRISHKADGTKIIMPFTSPYGTAYIEICFEN
- the dusA gene encoding tRNA dihydrouridine(20/20a) synthase DusA encodes the protein MPSPLNRTFSVAPMLDWTDRHYRYFARLMSKEALLYTEMVTTGAILHGKGDYLAYNQEEHPLALQLGGSDPKDLAACAKLAGARGYDEVNINVGCPSDRVQNGRFGACLMAEPKLVAECVDAMRQQVSVPVTVKTRIGIDEQDSYGFLTDFIETVSAAGCDTFIIHARKAWLQGLSPKENREIPPLDYERVYQLKRDYPQLSISINGGVTSIEQAKTHLAQLDGVMVGREAYQNPYILASVDSELCGKPAVVSSREEVIGKLLPYIGKHLADGGRLNHISRHIIGLYQGLPGSRAWRRYLSENAHKPGAGIEVIENAIKAMELTTN